One Nocardioides aromaticivorans genomic window carries:
- a CDS encoding type IV toxin-antitoxin system AbiEi family antitoxin domain-containing protein, whose amino-acid sequence MDEAHHQLRNRQACQGGLVTRAQLLDLGFGDHDIARMVRRRELVRVHSSVYIDHTGALSWHQRSWAAVLACWPAGLRGASALRSADARLRSAADDRRPIEVVVDWQRTLKVPGVDIQRSRSFPDSVVWSTFPPRQRAEEYVLDLAAAADTDVDAVGVLADAVGNRRVSPVALRTALTGRARIARRTFLGSVIDDVASGTCSALEHGYLHRVERAHGIPAAERQVHESAKGSLYRDVVYAAFGLIVELDGRLHHSGIRNRDRDLERDLDAAVAGRDTVRLAWGQVFGGQCRTAPRIGALLQQRGWTGSTHPCPGCA is encoded by the coding sequence ATGGACGAGGCACACCACCAGCTCAGGAACCGGCAGGCCTGTCAGGGCGGCCTGGTCACGCGCGCCCAGCTCCTCGACCTCGGCTTCGGCGACCACGACATCGCGAGGATGGTTCGTCGCCGCGAGCTGGTGCGTGTCCACTCCAGCGTGTACATCGACCACACCGGGGCGCTGTCATGGCACCAGCGGTCCTGGGCCGCGGTCCTGGCGTGCTGGCCCGCCGGCCTCCGCGGTGCCTCGGCGCTCCGGTCGGCTGACGCACGACTACGCAGCGCCGCGGACGACCGCCGACCGATCGAGGTCGTTGTCGACTGGCAGCGAACGTTGAAGGTCCCGGGCGTGGACATTCAGCGGAGCCGGAGCTTTCCTGACAGCGTGGTCTGGTCGACCTTCCCGCCGCGACAGCGGGCCGAGGAGTACGTCCTCGACCTGGCCGCCGCGGCGGACACCGACGTCGATGCGGTCGGCGTGCTCGCGGACGCCGTGGGCAACCGGCGGGTGTCGCCGGTGGCTCTCCGAACAGCCCTGACCGGGCGGGCCCGGATCGCCCGCCGTACCTTCCTCGGCTCGGTGATCGACGACGTCGCGTCAGGTACGTGCTCAGCCCTCGAGCACGGCTACCTGCACCGCGTCGAACGAGCGCACGGGATACCGGCCGCGGAGCGCCAGGTCCACGAGTCGGCCAAGGGTTCGCTCTACCGCGACGTCGTGTACGCCGCGTTCGGCCTGATCGTCGAGCTCGACGGACGCCTGCACCACTCGGGGATCCGCAACCGCGATCGCGATCTCGAGCGAGACCTCGACGCTGCAGTGGCCGGGCGGGACACGGTGCGGCTGGCCTGGGGGCAGGTGTTCGGCGGCCAGTGCCGGACCGCGCCACGCATCGGCGCACTGCTGCAGCAGCGCGGCTGGACCGGCTCGACGCACCCGTGCCCCGGGTGCGCGTGA